The Apium graveolens cultivar Ventura chromosome 6, ASM990537v1, whole genome shotgun sequence genome contains a region encoding:
- the LOC141664092 gene encoding cationic peroxidase 2-like: MDSYLNNVSLLLLLLLVTPLALAQTKVGFYSSSCPKAESIVTDTVKKHVKSNTAVAPGLLRMIFHDCFVHGCDASILIDGSDTEKTAVPNLLLRGYDVIEDAKTQLEAECPGVVSCADILALAGRDSTVAVGGLTYKVPTGRRDGLVSQASDTANLPRFTDSVSVQKQKFSDVGLSAQDLVTLVGGHTIGTVACQFVSYRLYNYTGAGDVDPSIDSAFVSTLKSLCPQNGDGNKRIALDYGSGDDFDNSFFKNVQNSRGILESDQSLWVDSTTKNFVQRFIGIRGLAGLTLNVEFGKAMIKMTNIGVKTGTDGEIRKVCSKIN, from the exons ATGGATTCTTATCTTAACAATGTCTCTCTTCTATTGCTTCTTTTACTTGTTACACCTTTGGCATTGGCACAGACTAAGGTCGGGTTTTACTCGAGTTCTTGTCCCAAAGCCGAATCAATTGTTACAGACACAGTTAAGAAACATGTTAAGTCCAATACTGCTGTTGCTCCTGGATTGCTAAGAATGATCTTCCATGATTGTTTCGTTCATGGTTGTGATGCTTCCATTCTTATTGATGGTAGCGATACTGAGAAAACTGCTGTACCAAATCTTTTGTTGAGAGGATATGATGTCATTGAGGATGCTAAAACACAACTAGAGGCAGAATGCCCTGGTGTAGTGTCTTGTGCTGATATTCTTGCACTTGCTGGTCGTGATTCTACAGTTGCG GTTGGTGGATTGACATACAAAGTGCCTACAGGACGGAGAGATGGACTAGTTTCACAAGCTTCAGATACCGCTAATCTGCCAAGGTTCACAGATTCAGTCTCTGTCCAAAAGCAAAAGTTTTCAGATGTAGGTCTCAGTGCTCAAGATCTCGTTACTCTTGTTG GAGGACACACAATAGGAACAGTTGCCTGCCAATTCGTGAGCTACAGATTATATAACTACACAGGCGCCGGTGATGTTGATCCTTCCATTGATTCTGCATTCGTTTCTACACTCAAATCTCTTTGTCCCCAAAACGGTGACGGAAACAAACGCATTGCCTTGGATTATGGAAGCGGGGACGATTTCGACAACTCCTTTTTCAAAAATGTGCAAAACAGCCGCGGAATTCTTGAATCAGATCAAAGCCTGTGGGTGGACAGTACAACAAAGAATTTTGTGCAGAGGTTTATTGGCATTAGAGGCTTGGCTGGACTTACTTTGAATGTGGAGTTTGGAAAAGCTATGATTAAAATGACCAATATTGGGGTGAAAACTGGTACTGATGGTGAAATTCGAAAAGTTTGTTCTAAAATTAATTAG